The following DNA comes from Thunnus thynnus chromosome 3, fThuThy2.1, whole genome shotgun sequence.
TGTCGAGCCCCCCGGCTCTCCAACACGCAGAGATGACCTGTCAAACCTCTCTACTCTCATTGCTGTCCTAGAGAAGGATGGCAGCTACTTAGTCAAGGTGTGTTCATGTGCATGGGTGTGTACATGCATCATGGCCTGTTATATTCAAGCATTCAGTTGCACTTGTACTTGCCATTGACCAGACAAAAGTTATATACTAATGTATATCTTATCAAAGTGTGTGGCAGTTAACTCTTTGCCTCTACTCTGTGGTTCCTCTCTCCAGGCTGGTTTCCTGAAGAGCCACCACTGTTATGAGATTATCTTCACTGTCCCAGATGTCCCCACGCTGGGCAAAGAGCTCTCCTGtgttccttcctcctctccgaCTCGGAGGTCTCCCAGTCTCCGGGTCCATCATATTAACTCCACACTGGAAGGTAAGTCAAGGCCTCAGCAGGGGAAAACAGTTTGCTTTCTTGCTTAATTGTGTGAGACCACTTTGGACCAGTTAGGAAAAAAGTAGAGAGTCTCTCTGTCATTATTAAGAAGGTGAGATTACTACTCATTGAACTGGATTTATCTATAACCTTTTAGCATTAAAGTCTGCATGTCAGTgttaacaaacatttttaccTGCAGTGAGACAGAGCAGTGTTTACTAATGCACTTTCAAGTCTCtctttatttagttatttattactttttatggTGTATTTAATACAGTGGTATTTTTAGTCTACACACAGCCTCATAACCTCATCAGTAGTGGGGCTAAAAATGTAAACTTTGTGTCTTGGGCTTTATTCCTTTTGGAGTGGGAATGTGCTCAGTGAATTTCACTGCCATCTGCCCATGAGATTAATATATTTCTTGTGCACTAGTAGAAATTTTGAACTgatgatgaaaagtcaagggtTCAGCAGCATCCTCTGGGGACAATGGCTATCTAAACAAATGGTATTACAAGCACTGTGGATATTGAAACACAGCTTTTTAACTCAAACTGCATTCAAACTGGGATGAGCAGCGATGGTTGATGAATATACAGAGCAGGCCTCTGTATCTGCCTCCATGATAGCTGGCTGGACTGGCTGTGTGCAGTGTGCTGATTGGCTCGTTGCCCAGTCTATCcatctgcctcttttttttctgtttccccCTTTTCTGTAGAGTCTCTTCACAATCAATCCGATAGAGGACGAAGAGGTTAAAACTCTGTTGTCATCAGACGGTAACCTAGAGACTGTGCATTAGTAGAAATTCTCtaattacaacacacacacacacacacacacacacacacacacacacacacacacacacacacacacacacacacacaagggaaacatgAGCTGACCTCTGGGATTTCAGACTTGCTTTTTTTGGCAACATATCCAGGTTTACATTTATATTACTGGACTGATCAATTGTTAGCAGTATTCTCTCTGGGCCAATGATTTCAGGTGGCTCACTACCATCTTGTCAGTTACTGGAGCCAAGGAATTCAAGATGAAGCAGGAGTAAAGAGACTGGGTGGAGTTAAGGTGGGATGAGCAAACAGCAGCCACCATAGCTGATATCTCTCTCCTAGCCCGCTGCTCTTCCTGTAGCAACTGTTACTCTGTTGCTGTGGGTTTTCCTGCAGAGGGTTTCTTTCACTAGCAACAACATATCCCGTGGGTATGACCCACTGGCATGCTGTCAACACATTGAGGTGCTGCAGCTGTcgttaaaaaatgtatttgttattttttctttttttctttttttttttttttacaatttattacAAGCTGTGATATCAATTTATCCCATGGGTATGGACAGTAAACTCCAGGAACAGGTTTCAGCTTTCCAGGATAATCAAACCTACTTGAGCTATTGAAGCTAGTACGGTGAGGGCAGACTTCCACTCTTTCAGCCTCCCTCTCCAGTCTGccaaaaagaaataatgaagCTTGTGCATCAAATATGTACCATGCAGCTCAGGAGACTGACACTGTTTTGATGCATAACTAAGTGGGCAGTACACTACACATACAAATAATGTTGAAGCCAAGCGGCAACTAccatggcttgaggctgaagtacCTGAAAGTGCCCATGACAGCTGCTAgatccaactgactcccattcaaaaaaccTTAACTTTTCTCTTGAACTACTATgtaaatcattgttttcaacgagttgttatggtctcaatctctaaattcaggctaataagtgtgctggtggtcattttggaaattattgctccattaataagatttgaagacctacagtagctttgatgtctgccatgagggtattgattgacagctgtgattgacagttggctcacctgctgcttttCCCGGCTCTGGGACTCACACTGAATTGGACTACTGTCGCAATAACTATTGTTAGCTAAATTAGCTAAGTTAGCCCAAATGTGCAGCGCTCAGCATTCCCAGTAAGCAAGtgttagcttgggtccgaggtagcAGGGGCGtatttccagagtgtgaaaggcaacaccctgcactctttattttgaaatggaaaagatgaCGCCGACCATAAGCTgtaactctgggcttcaaaccagctgtaatgcaaaccaacgggtgatgtcacacctcgctacgtccatctgtATAAACAGTGTGTGCTTAGAGCACAGGTAGAAAATACAACTCCTCTACGTCTGCATTTGATCTGATGACCTTGCACAGACGAAGGAAATGACTGTCCCTCTCTCATGCTATCTCTTCTAATTTATCTCTGCCTCAATACCATTTCCCTTGCTCCTCTCCATTCACGTCAGTCCAAAGAACTTGTCTGATTGGCCAAATAAGACTCTTTCTATGCAAATCTAATTAAACAGGgtacacaaaaatacaagaaaaaacaaacaaaatagtgTTAGtgaatgtataaatgtataaatgatgaaccctctccctcccccacTTTAGGAGGAGTAAAGGTGACATGTGAGTACAGGACTCACCAGGAGGGGGTGCTGCAGGAGCAGATCACTATGGTAACCAGAGGGAGAAGAGACAGCAGTCTGAAGGTCAGACTTCAGGCCAGGGTCATTGGTAagtgcgcgcgcacacacacacacgcacgcacacacacacacacacacacacacacacacacacacacacacacacacacacacacacacacaaatacttgtCTTTCTTCACAACTAAATGCCTAACCCTACCCCTTAAACTAACCTAACGCTAATTCTAACCTTAACATTAAAACCAAGTCTTAACCCTCAAACAGTCCTTAGAAGTAGTGAGTCCTTACTGTAGTAGTAAGGACCAGCCAAATGTCCTCAGAAtgcaaaaatgtcctcactataATGATGTAAAACTGTAATTGGAGGATAGAAAGACAGACATACACAGCTGTATGACCCATAAATTGATCTGGTCTGCTATCATAAAGGATGTCTcaatttcctttttctgtctggAGGATTGTGGAAGTCTTTCATTAATATCTGAGTTtagattttttctgttttctgatttgCTAGTATCTAGTTAAAATCCTTGTATTGTGTTTTGATTGATAAAGTAAGCTTACAACTTTCATAGTTCATCAGggagatttttattttcatttgtccaTTTTAACCTGTATAATGGATAATGTTATAGTCAGGGAGAGGAGATGAGTCTGTTGCCTTGCAGcgtcaaacacattttaattaaatgtcagTTTCTATGAGGCTAAACATACCTGTAGAAATCCTGGGTAGAGAGTATATTTTGACATgagatatatttacatatttccaCCTTCCATAAAACATATGAGCTACCAGCCACATTCTCATCATAATGTGGATTATTTGATAATGAATTTACAGACAGAATATTAATAAAggcaaataattaataattaaaaaaacattgcagCCAGTATAAATGGCTCATGTCCATTAACATAACAAGACATATTAGAAGCACCCAAATCTGGTTAAGCTATACAGTATTTAACAGCAAGACCAAGTACAAACAAACTTTATAAAATGGATAAATGGAGCCTGCTTTTTTATTTGCTAAATGGTCATGGTATGAGCACCATACCATGAAGTGGTCATGGTATTATAATAtacacaacagtgtcatgataTAGAGAGTAATGGACAATGAACAGACAAGACAAAGTGTGTTAATTCAGCTCTGTCTGAGTCTGACACCTGTAGGAGGAATGTGCTGTCGCTACTTTCCGTGCCAAGTGGGTGTTCAAATAACAAAAggaacaaatgtgaaaaaacagcTTGGCAACACTAAGCTGACTTACTGGAAGAATCTTCATTTCACCAATGCCTTTCAGCACTGGGCCTTTCATCAGGAGATTTACagagtgtgtaaaaaaaacacagtcctGTACAATCCTGTATACTCTACAAGAAGGCTGGATCCTCATTATCCAATAAGAGCTAGACACATGGATGGCCAGCCTCCAAGGGATGATGCACCACCAGCACAGAAATGAAAGTATACAACAAAATGAATCATCAACAGCAGGCATTTCACAGTCACAAAATACCATCACAAAATAAggatataattaaaaaaaacctgggtacatgtttaaaactgttatacaaatacaaataagaaCAGCAAAACCTTTATTAGATATTGTTAAGAATGCTATACAGACTCTCTAATACTAAAATCTTCTTTCATTCCCCTTGGATCTTCAGGTTTCCTAAGAAGGTTAATTCTTCCAATAAGTCATCTTAATGTTGTTGAGTGACAACACCTAGCAAGTGTCAAGCAGGAGTGAATAGCAAACTGATATTTTATCTCTCactcaatgtttttttctctttatctatctatatctctttctttctctccctctgttcaGACCCACACCATGGGACTCCCATGCTGCTGGAGGGGGTGAGATGCCTGGGTGCTCGGAGAGACGCCCACACAAAGCACAGCAGCGACCGTAAGAGGTTGTGatcaaaagacacacacatacagtacatgtatttaCAACAGTATTATTCAGTGACTGGGCCGAGACACAGAGTGCTAGTACACTCAAACATCAAAATTTGTAGATACACTTGACTGGAAAATAATGGGTCTGTGTGATGCTATGTTTTGCTATTGTGAAATTCCAAGCATTCCTTGGAAAGTAATAGATAGAACGAATACTGTAATTAAAATTGATGCGTTTTCACAACAATCATGCTGAGTCATGGGTCCAAAACTATAGTTGCTTGATAatgagactctgcagctctggaTGGGCATTTGATCCAATTTAGATAGCCATGAAGCCTCTGTTGTTAGAGAGGTACAGTAAACCAGCACTGAACACATGccagcctgcacacacacacatacacatcaagtagaaataaaaataatgatgagcACCGCACATATTAGACTACAACTGCAAATAAAGAGATGATCATTTTTTCAGCAATGTCCCCACTTCCTTTACTATGTGTACCACTTACCATTAAGAACATTCTTCAGAATatggtacagtatgtttgtttgtatgcttGTGATATACACCCCAAAACACAGTAGACTTGCATAATGGTAATAATTGCAATAATTTGGTAGTTTTATGAGTGTTACTGATCCAAGCCAGTCACTCATCTGTTACTTAAATGGCTTCAAAAGCAGAGCCAGCTGGCCTGATGTCACCCACATTTCTTTCAGGTCTTCTCCTAAGTTTACTATTTGCAGGCAGTAATGTTGAAATTCAACATAAGTCAAATCACAGTAAGGAATTTGTTAAAAACTAGATGTTGTTAGCAAGGTTTGTGCAGGATGACCCATGTTTACCGCTGTAGTTTCCCATTGAATATTTGACTGATTTCACCTTATGTTTGCCCCAATAGAATTCTCACTGTATTACTGACCAATCATGTTAAgacaattaattaaatttaagtgACTGGAGTTTAGTTGGGACCACTTGCTCAAGTGCACTTTAGCAGCATTGACAGTTTGCAATAAGAGCCACTTGTGACTGCACAGCAGCTTTCTTAACCAATCCACCTGTCTGCCATCACACTTTACAATCCCATGACAAAATGGGGGTATGCCATTCCTCTATTTCTAAGTAGCCATAAATGATGATGCCATAAAAAGATGAAATCATGAGGACTTTCCATATAACCACACTGtcagtatgtattttttttagctgtgGCTGGctattaaattatttgttgctgtttgtggCCCATTATTGAGTCTTAATTGAAAACAATCTGTCACTCTCTGACTGGACAGGACAtgtcattattatgattattattatcatctgcACATCTTTTATAACTAAGAAgtactttgcattttttgctctggaaaaaaatatttatctgcCTTAAGCTTATTTCTGTTGACGTCAGCATAGTATTCTTCATGTGATGACAGCTTTCATCAGCAAATGATACATGTTAAGTGTGAGTCGTTTTAAAGACACTGCTAATgttgaaacagagaaagagattcAAGAGTTTTCCCcttatatttgcatgatttatatgTCATGAAGTGTAAATGAATCAACTGTCCTGACCAAACAACTACGACTGGCCAGGTGAATGATGATGAGCCTTAGTGGTGACAgaatgtgtgaaatgtttttgttttgtttttaccatATTGTATTTATCACATTGTAACTTCAACAAAAGAAAGCTGCAAACAATAGTGTTACACTTGTTTATTACAGGAATAGACCAAGTATTAGGTAGATTGTCTGATTTGAATAAGGTTTGAACAAGACTACTATAACACTACTATAATGTGTTCTTGGTAGATCATCAGCGCCATGCCAACATTTCAGCACATACTCTGTTGAGTCGTGCTAGCCCTTAAGCATACAATACATGAGTGATTACATGCTGTGTAGCCTATTGAGTAGTGGCAGTTAGTGCTCATTTATAAATTGCTCTTAAATTGAATTTGCAATTTGAAAATCTTTAGAGCTGTGATGGTAACTAAGCCATCAGTAATAGCCAAATAAAAATGATGGCATTATTAACAATATCTCAGCAAGCTGGCAGTTGAGTGTAATGACAACTGTCACAGGAAAATATAGCTCTCACAAACTAACATGAATTCTGTGATTTGACCAAACTACAAAATTGAAGATTTGGCTTTTGCCTTGCTCTACATGTCACTGCCTGTGCTACCTACCTACAACAGaccaaggagagagagagagagagagaaaagaaacattcaTCATATTCATATAGAAACAAGATAATTGTATGATTGTGGTTGATACAAACTTATCTTGTTCAATACTaagcagacaacagacagacttTGAGATTTTGAGACTTTGAGATTTTTTTATAGACagtaattacacaaacacaatattgGTCAGAAAAATCACAATTGGATATTTTCCTCAAATCATTCAGCCCTAGTGGCAGTTAAGCAAAGCTAAGTTGAGGCTGGTCGGCTTCATAGTAACACTTTTTCATGGTATGTACTCAACATTGAATGTTTACTGTAAGTGTTGGAATAGAGCTCTGATGCCTCTGATCTACCAAATGATTAATGATTCTCAGtacattttctgttcatttaGACATTGTTGATTGTGGATGTGTGgcctccagtgtgtgtgtgcgtatcaTGGTGTAATACAGTAAGTATTCTTTTGCATTTGTGTCTATAAGGATTATACCATTTGTCTGTTTACCTGACCATAAATAAAGTACCCTCTCACATTGTCACATATAAACTATACATGGTTGTGTACTTTTCTTTAATTGAATGAATATTACATATTTGCCTCTCATGTCTTCTGATCCTTCCTGTGaactgtcatgtcatgtcatgtcaatAGTGTAGGCTTCACTTAACTTTACAAAGGAGGAGCCAGAGAATGTCCTTGTTTGCCTTTTGCAGTATAAAACAAATGTCATACCCCAACCAGCTTGACAACTTTTTGCTGTGGCTATAAAGTTAAATTTGGAAACTGACAACATGCCCACAGGCAAGAGAAGGCTgacaaacctcacagaaaaataGATCAATAATACTCCAGCAGTCAGCAAGGTTAGCTGTTTTTAAGTGTAATAATAATTTCTTGTCGGTAAGAATTTCCCAGCTGGAAGACAAAGCTGGCATGGCCTGAAAATACCTTACAAATTCCAGGAGGCAAAGGCAAACCTGCAGTAAACCTTCTTTCTGTGTTCCTGCGTGATCATATCTGTTTGAATGGCATAATGCTTCCTCTTCAAAACAGAGCTCTTTTCCTTTGTGTCTCGGTTTGCTATGACTAATGTGGACccaccctccacacacacactcctggaaTAAAAATCTGGAGTGATCAGGTATCATCTTCAGAGAAGATTTGAAAGTTGACGATCAACTAAGACTGTTCACTGTCAATGTTAAGAAACGGAAAGAGAGGTTTTATCCCATGATTTGTCAGTTTGATCTGTGAAGAAGGAAGTATACTAGTGCAAATATAAAGGCAATGGGACACTAAGGTAAGAAACCTTGTGCTATCTGAAAATCTGACCTTTTAATCGGGTTTTTGACTGTATTTACCCTGTGGTAAAATTTGTGCTGTTTCTGGTTAAAGTTATCTGAGTCTGAAGGTAAATGCAGCTCTGTTCTGCTTCGTGTTTGCATAATAGCTGAGGTAGACAGGAGGGACACGGAAATTCCATCCATATCAAAGAAGAAAGTCAAAAAATACCCATCATTAACAACTTTATCACTCCACTAGTCAAGATGTATGTGTAAATACAACAATTTTCCAGCCCAGATGTTGATAATTTGTCAGATAAAGTGTTTTTTCAGAGCatgccattttgccacgcctttaaacatgacaaaatacaatatatttcattagaattaaaattattttgtaatgtCTTGAGGAGCCTTCTCATATATTCAGAAAGCCTCAAAAACGGTCCCATCATGTTAAAGCTCAGTTTAAGATTGTCCACTTTAGAAAGACATTACATCTCAATAAAGCTCTGCTTTTATCTGCTCAATGTAGCCTGCAGGGAAACCTGTCCTTTCTCTCATTTGATTGTACACTCTGGAATGAAGAGAGACTGGTTAAGGTGCGCCACACTTTAATGTTTCACTGAATGAAAGGAATTATTACtgagagaataaaaaaacatgctaGGTTAAATCAGTGTTACATCCTGAGTTCATCAAAAATGCTAGCAAATAACTTGATATACAAcaatcaaatgtttgtttgtttgtttttttaagatttgGATTGATATAAATTTGGGAGAAAAGTCTGCTAAATCCCATTACTGTCCTTTGTGTAAACAGGTAAGAACAGGGTTGTTGTCCATGTGTGAGTTAGTGGGATTTGAGGATTTGATTTTAGGTTGATTTAAGTTACTGCAAGtaacttttaactggttatgaaactGTCCCATTTTAATACTGATgcctctatatgacctacataagAAAATTAGACCATCAGTGAGAAGAATGACTATGTCTATatagttattctaaatgccTGCCATCAGATTTACTGcacacatttctcttcatttgataatgttaaaagtaaatttaGACTTGCTGTCGACTTTCTGACTCATCCATCTactaaagcaaggaatctctgtatgtgtgtctgtatgtatgtatgtactttaCGTATCTCTTGAAAAGGTTCATCCGATTGACTCCACACTTGGTGAATGCATTGCTGGGGAACAAAGGGAGTGCtgtgtcaaatttggtgcaatttggacacatgACACGTTTAATATtgataaactttgaataaaccagcaaTCAATGGAGCTCTGCCAACTGACTCCTGCAGGGAGAGACCAGAGACGAGGCGTGAcacaagtcagagaaaagtgctctaaaaagagaaaagtagacagcaaaaacagagcttttaatcaagaatggacactcttATCCTGTGTCTTGATAGAAAGTGTAGCAAGTTGAACAGATCAGCAGTGAGTGACTACAAGGGAAGcattcaggtacattgttgagtGTCACCTGTGTTTCAGAagtgctcagagcccaatacacaatgactgtagttataCACATGAAACGAAGGAAATACTGTCCATGGActgttcaaaaccagtttgtctcatatgctcCAAGACTGTGGTGATTGTGAAGTGCCACTACAGACAAAGTACAcatctttggagcaaacatacccactcaaaactgaactgaaggcacagaaatatgatcaatccactttattttaggatgcacattatttcatttttaaatgcagcccttattttataTACTTATATCTTATATACTTAAAATgagaattatttattatttactatgAGAGTACTTATTATTTtgaacatctgtgtataatagaatgttagtttctttcatgttgtttgtgtatattctcattcacacctcacatcaactgtattaatttttGAAGTGTTGAAGTAGCCGCTGGAGGCCAAGCCATCGGCACTGcaatagttttaaaaaagacgagaaaaagagagagagagagaaagagagaacagcagtggttgagtgagctagagcgtgaatgaagagagggagcggcaGTAGCCAGAACAAAGGAGATCAGAGAATTGTTtgttctgattgtttcacagcagttatgttctaaagcacaataACCTCTGCGGGGAGGTGCTGCATTGCCAGATTTGGTGTAaatgcagccttacatgtaACTCAGGTGTATGAATGGTACTAAATAGAAAGTGCAGCTGCATCgtcatattacaattattaatcttacatatCCACTAACATTATCTCACCACTAagcatcctgcaaacagctcaCTCACTTTTAAGATGCACGCGCTAGCCAGATCAAGATTTTTACACACAAGGcggtggtgctcatgggaaatgtagtcttCATTCTGGGAAAACACAACCACTTTTGTCCACAGAGGtgccaaaatcaacacaaaatgataGTTCCTTGTTGTaactttaaatcattttttcctcCAGAACAGAATTGTACATCTGTGGCAAACAAGGAAATCCGTCACATAAAAAGTGGCTGTGTACATGGCATTTAATCCTTTAACAAGCTGCTATAGGTAAGTAATGCCACTCCCCCACAGTGCACAAACAATGAGGattcacttttaaatgttttatactctgaaaatgcttcatgttttttttcacattcatatttCTATTACATGTTATCAGCATGTGACAaattgagaatttttttttactcctccTCACTAACAAATGAcctaaaggggacctattatgcttttccttattttcagtcatatatataatgttacagtgtCAGATGTTCACGTCAAACATGGCTGTGACTTAAAAGTTTCAAATAATTATAAGCTTGAGATGGATTTCTTTACATGATCAGTTGCTCCTCACACAGTGCATGAGTTCACAGCTCCattctgctaacattatggcatttttccattgttttggggggaaTCACGTCCAGCCATGACTGAAGTggagctggcacgctgtgagtgtttttccattatacAGCagtgcaaagtaaaataagtagttcatttgttggaggtgtgctggtcgtctgctcTTCATCAAACGCCATCATCACTTTTGccgtttctgcttgtactattcctccctgcattatttctaactgatcagctcaacaaatagctccaaatatctccacatCTTTTGTCAACTGTTTTTTAGTGCCACTATGAAGCTCTTCTTCACagtaaaagtctcctgttatttagtcatttaaaagcttttaatttgaagcagtaaagcaggaaatgttgagctttcatcagcagtaacttaatacaactctgatatggctgcccctcgtcaggcttccagaaagctggccaatcagaacagagtgggctcatggATAGGggtccttaaagagacaggagctaagattgcctgttagagacagaggctgaactgaggggctgcataaagggccagtatacgataaataaggagtttttttaactgtgaaacatgcaaagctactctagtggagtccaaaaataaaaatatagagctggaaatgagcataataggtccccttggAGCAGAATGGAGGGATGTGTTTGTTCAGTATTGGCTTTGAAAGAATTGTTCCTCTGCACTGCAggagatcatgaaaagaaagtAAAGGACGCTACACTTCACTCTCATGACTGACCAAAGATGGATCCAAAGCAGAGGAAGCAAACCAGTTCTTCAAGTCGTGTCTCTATGACAAGTGACACTTCAAAAGATGAGCCTCCATAtttcagcaacagcaacaaagaAGGGTATGTTTATAATTAGTATCATTCTCCTCTGTACTGTCTTACACTAAACCATGTGCAACTCTGTAGGTGAGATAATGAGCCGGGCCACATATATGCTACCACTTGAATGGTTAACATTTTTCTAGTTATTATCATTTAAGTGCACAATTAAATAAATCCTTTCTATtgaaaaaaagcacacaaagaaacaaaaacaagatagTATGTTATTAGGCTATTAGTTGTGGTGGCTTTCTTACCCAATCAGTACCTAATACCTCACTTTTTcacaatgggcctcattcacaaacagtgtGTATGCACAAATCTGTACTTAAACCGGGCGTACAAacattttaagcacaaatctgacattcatcaatatgttcttacctgaatttgttcttactctgcaaacaaatttagaactgCCTTAGACTATGTGTATGCACAAATCATAAACATCCCACAGTCTTAAAAATGATgtagtcaatatttatttgatgtaAACAGGATATTAAACcacaattattaaaaaatatgattgggcctaacatttaaaagtgtgaaattgctaataatacacaatttatttactaattataaaattaatagcTAAAACGTTGAAATCCATGAATCACCATCATAAATTTAATGAAATTATTGATATATTAAAATTGTCAGGTTCCCACTTTTAGAGACAATAGCTTATATATTACAATTTCCATATTGGAATGTGACAGTATCAGATTTAGCCGTGATATATGAAGCTGATTAACCAGTAGCTTGCTCAGTGTCCTCACAGCCTGACCGGTCAGTAGTGGCACAGTGAGAAGCACTCTGCTTTCACTACATCACAGTTTGTTGTGGACAGAGACGAAACACGATGTGCACCTGGCGCAGCAGTAGAAATTTATTTAGATCAATTCCACACatctacacatttaccaactttttattttgttacacaTGTACTGTGTGGTAGCGGTGCAACAGGTATGCAGGCTGTATACAGGATTCACAATCAGGCTCCTAACGGTTGTGCCAGtgacatgtttaccagccaaatctgccttttctggccTCTGAAACTacttctgaaactattgtttgcatttcattaGCAGACATTAgctacatttttaccatcacagcCCTCTTTCCAATGAGTAATAGCTCTGtccactgctgcactgctcccacagagctttccttatataga
Coding sequences within:
- the LOC137179637 gene encoding adipose-secreted signaling protein; the protein is MATGRKGSTSKAGGVRFPDDVEPPGSPTRRDDLSNLSTLIAVLEKDGSYLVKAGFLKSHHCYEIIFTVPDVPTLGKELSCVPSSSPTRRSPSLRVHHINSTLEGGVKVTCEYRTHQEGVLQEQITMVTRGRRDSSLKVRLQARVIDPHHGTPMLLEGVRCLGARRDAHTKHSSDRKRL